A window from Chelmon rostratus isolate fCheRos1 chromosome 13, fCheRos1.pri, whole genome shotgun sequence encodes these proteins:
- the slc37a1 gene encoding glucose-6-phosphate exchanger SLC37A1 has translation MATVPPGIRLLVSFDRDQWYRALTFILTFLLYTSFHLSRKPISIVKSELHKNCSSVSEVATAASSGGSQLPSLPSPHADVDCSWKPFDKRNYKQLLGAMDYSFLCAYAVGMYLSGIIGERLPIRLYLTVGMLTSGLFTCLFGLGYVYNIHSLGFYIFVQVANGLVQTTGWPSVVTCISNWFGKGRRGLIMGLWNSHTSVGNILGSLIAGYWVSSNWGLSFIVPGLIIAAMGVVCFLFLIEHPNDLKSMYAQSATTKSWNGVNGHTEVCLQYKDNSTQSYDTELLLPRDSVYVPVQPVVVVKRESEPSPISFMGALRIPGVIEFSLCLLFAKLVSYTFLFWLPLYITKAAHLDAKKAGDLSTLFDVGGIVGGILAGVISDKLGKRATTCAVMLLLAAPTLYGFSMISEFGLGPTIGMLLVCGGLVNGPYSLITTAVSADLGTHKSLKGNARALSTVTAIIDGTGSVGAALGPLLAGLLSAGGWDQVFYMLMTADFFALLLLLRLVTKELASNKSRPISAVELKEH, from the exons ATGGCCACAGTTCCCCCTGGGATCCGCCTGCTGGTGTCCTTCGACAGGGACCAGTG gtaCAGAGctctcaccttcatcctcaccTTCCTGCTCTACACCAGCTTCCACCTCTCCAGGAAACCCATTAGCATTGTCAAG AGCGAGCTCCATAAGAACTGCTCCTCCGTCAGCGAGGTCGCCACCGCCGCCTCCAGCGGCGGCAGCCAGCTGCCCTCGCTGCCGTCTCCCCACGCAGACGTGGACTGTAGCTGGAAGCCCTTTG ATAAAAGGAACTACAAACAGCTGCTGGGAGCCATGGACTACTCCTTTCTCTGTGCCTACGCTGTGGGAATGTATCTCAG CGGCATCATCGGGGAGCGCCTGCCCATTCGGCTGTACCTGACAGTGGGCATGCTGACCAGCGGCCTGTTCACCTGCCTGTTTGGACTGGGTTACGTCTACAACATCCACAGCCTGGGCTTCTACATATTTGTCCAG GTGGCCAACGGCTTGGTCCAAACCACTGGCTGGCCCAGTGTGGTGACCTGCATCAGCAACTGGTTTGGAAAGGGGAG GCGTGGACTCATCATGGGGCTGTGGAACTCCCACACCTCAGTGGGAAACATCCTGGGCTCCCTGATCGCCGGCTACTGGGTCTCCTCCAACTGGGGCCTGTCCTTCATCGTACCGGGGCTCATCATCGCAGCCATGGGCGTCgtctgcttcctcttcctcattgaGC aTCCAAATGACCTGAAAAGCATGTATGCTCAAAGT GCTACAACCAAGAGCTGGAACGGTGTAAACGGACACACTGAGGTGTGTCTGCAATACAAGGACAACAGCACCCAG AGCTACGACACGGAGCTGTTGCTGCCCAGAGACAGCGTGTACGTCCCCGTGCAGCCGGTCGTCGTGGTCAAGAGGGAATCGGAGCCGTCCCCCATCAGCTTCATGGGAGCCTTACGCATACCG gggGTGATCGagttctctctgtgtctgctgtttgcaaaGCTGGTCAGCTACACCTTCCTCTTCTGGCTGCCGCTCTACATCACCAAGGCAG ctCACCTAGATGCCAAGAAAGCCGGAGATCTCTCCACCCTGTTTGATGTGGGAGGAATTGTGG GGGGGATCTTGGCAGGTGTGATCTCTGATAAACTGGGGAAGAGAGCGACCACCTGTGCAGTCATGTTGCTGCTGGCTGCTCCCACA CTGTATGGCTTCTCCATGATCAGTGAGTTTGGCTTGGGCCCGACCATTG GCATGCTGTTAGTGTGTGGAGGTCTCGTTAATGGGCCGTACTCCCTCATCACGACTGCAGTCTCTGCTGATTTG GGGACCCACAAGAGTCTGAAAGGCAACGCCAGAGCGTTGTCTACGGTCACTGCCATCATCGACGGCACAGGATCTGTAG GTGCAGCACTGGGCCCCCTGCTGGCTGGGCTGTTGTCTGCAGGTGGCTGGGATCAGGTCTTCTACATGCTGATGACCGCTGACTTCTTCGCTTTGTTG CTTTTGCTACGACTTGTGACAAAGGAGCTGGCCTCAAATAAATCTCGTCCCATCTCAGCTGTGGA GCTGAAGGAGCACTGA